The window CGTTCCCGACGGCGGCGGAGGTCGGGGTCCTGTGAAGAAGGCCGGAATCCTGAACCGTCACCTCTCCGGCGCCCTCGCCGAGCTGGGCCACGGCGACGGTGTGCTGGTGTGCGACGCCGGCATGCCGATACCCGACGGCCCGCGGGTCGTCGACCTGGCCTTTAGGGCCGGGGTGCCGTCCTTCGCCGAGGTGCTGGACGGTCTGCTGGCCGAGCTGACGGTGGAGGGCGCGACTGCGGCGCAGGAGATACGCGAGGCCAATCCGGCGGCGGCCGCGCTGCTGGAGGGCGAGTTTCCCGGGCTGGAGCTGGTCACGCACGAGCGGCTCAAGGAGCTGTCGGCCGGGGCGCGGCTGGTCGTACGGACCGGGGAGGCACGGCCGTACGCGAATGTGCTGCTGCGCTGCGGGGTCTTCTTCTGACCTGCCGAGCGCAGAAGGCCGTAGGAGCGTCAGGAAAACCGTAGGAACGTTTCGAGGGGCCCGGTCCGTCGACCGAGCCCCTCGGGTTTCCCTCCCCAATCAGAACCCCCGCGATCCCCCCGGATCCCCCTCCAGAAGTCCTGATGCCAAGTACGACCCGCAAGGTGGGGGAAGGGTTGTACGGTCTCCGCGGATTTTTTTCCGGCGCGTCTCGACGCCTTCGAAATGCCCGGAAATCTGGACAGACGTAGCGTTTCAGATATGTCAGAGGTAGACGAAAACCCCCTCACATCCCTACAGAACGACGTGCTCGACGAGCTCGGCGACGACCGGATCGGCGACATCGCGGTGCTCCTGGGCACCGACGAGCCCGGTGCCCGGCAGATGGTGTGTACGACGGTGTCGGCCCTGTCCGGCGAGGCGGAGACCGTGGCCACCCCGCACGATGCCCCGCTCACCGGCGTGGCCACCGTGGGCGGCTTCGCCACCGGCGGCCTGATGGCCGGGGTGCTGGCGGAGGAGGCCGGGTCGGTCGCGCGCGCGGTCGCCGGGCGGACGGGGCTGCCGCCGGCCGCCGTGTCACGGGTCGTGGAGACGTTGATTCCGGCGGTGCTGGCGGTGCTCACGAAGAGGGCCGCGAAGAAGTAGCGGCCCTCGGATCTCGTCGAACAGGGTCTCCTTTCGACCCGTGATCGGCACAATGGCAAGGGTGTCGGACTTCAGCGAACTCCAACTCGCCGACGGGACATCCGTGCGGTTCCAGCTCGCTCCGGGGGACGGATGGATCGCCCCCGAGGAACCGGCCGACGACCTCCCGGACGGCATGGGCAGCACCGTCCCCGTGTCCCGTGGCGGTCGTACGGCGGCCACCCTCGCGGTCGACACGCTGCGCAGCACCCTGCGGCCGCTCGGACCGTTCCTGCAGGAGGTGCACGAGGCGGTGGTGGCCTCCGAACGTCCACCGCAGGAGGTGAGCGTCACCTTCGGTGTGCAGGTGGGGCACGATCTCAAGCTCGGCATCGTCGGGGGCAGCGGGCAGGCCCATCTGACCGTCTCGGCCAC of the Streptomyces sp. T12 genome contains:
- the rbsD gene encoding D-ribose pyranase, which encodes MKKAGILNRHLSGALAELGHGDGVLVCDAGMPIPDGPRVVDLAFRAGVPSFAEVLDGLLAELTVEGATAAQEIREANPAAAALLEGEFPGLELVTHERLKELSAGARLVVRTGEARPYANVLLRCGVFF
- a CDS encoding DUF937 domain-containing protein → MSEVDENPLTSLQNDVLDELGDDRIGDIAVLLGTDEPGARQMVCTTVSALSGEAETVATPHDAPLTGVATVGGFATGGLMAGVLAEEAGSVARAVAGRTGLPPAAVSRVVETLIPAVLAVLTKRAAKK
- a CDS encoding CU044_2847 family protein, producing the protein MSDFSELQLADGTSVRFQLAPGDGWIAPEEPADDLPDGMGSTVPVSRGGRTAATLAVDTLRSTLRPLGPFLQEVHEAVVASERPPQEVSVTFGVQVGHDLKLGIVGGSGQAHLTVSATWQPAQATQATQATQATQATQATQATD